From a single Candoia aspera isolate rCanAsp1 chromosome 2, rCanAsp1.hap2, whole genome shotgun sequence genomic region:
- the LOC134489913 gene encoding lymphocyte antigen 6 complex locus protein G6f-like: MLFRIMFPWKNLPSEMDAGARTPRAATAALATLFLLVQLCDANTVYAEKGSSPELLCPCPSCSGTQKVSWYFVQQRKTTALFHKFSNSSIERCPVAWSRLVMLQNNSLLFNHVVDNDTGRYWCNLNHFYDLVVVTGSQQKLEPNQANSVCYVLSCFFPPKEVYRDVITWWEGRKQILEGDQMGRSSIFKGKKASQLHICLKKEALKKNKERHVKCRFAQKTEIMFRLTDNDHDFCSCSTLLPSSQGTFLLLNILEYFSVFGGHSFLLFELFLAAVLCFCLSLDIGTVKDGLSSQCSEIKRNGIPWIPLAVCVILQFLIILALLILWRRSCSQKYPDHLKKPRKDVPMSEYTPQLYENVRI, translated from the exons ATGTTGTTTCGCATAATGTTCCCCTGGAAGAATCTCCCCTCTGAAATGGATGCTGGTGCTAGAACTCCCAGGGCTGCCACAGCTGCTCTGGCCACCCTCTTCTTGCTTGTCCAACTTTGTGATGCCAACA CTGTGTATGCAGAGAAAGGCTCTTCCCCAGAGTTGCTTTGCCCATGTCCATCTTGTTCTGGAACTCAAAAAGTATCCTGGTACTTTGTCCAGCAACGCAAAACCACTGCCCTCTTCCACAAATTCTCCAACAGCAGTATAGAGCGTTGCCCAGTTGCCTGGAGCCGGCTTGTGATGCTTCAAAATAACTCACTTCTATTTAACCATGTGGTGGATAATGACACGGGTCGTTACTGGTGTAACCTGAACCATTTTTATGATCTTGTGGTTGTGACAG GCAGTCAGCAAAAGTTGGAGCCCAACCAGGCCAATAGTGTCTGCTATGTCTTGAGCTGTTTTTTTCCACCCAAGGAAGTCTACAGGGATGTGATAACCTGGTGGGAAGGTAGAAAGCAAATCCTGGAAGGAGACCAGATGGGAAGATCCAGcatatttaaggggaaaaaggcCTCTCAGCTCCACATTTGCTTGAAAAAAGAGGCTTTGAAGAAAAACAAGGAGAGGCATGTCAAATGTCGCTTTGCTCAGAAGACTGAAATCATGTTCAGGTTGACTGATAATGATCACGACTTCTGTTCTTGTAGTACTTTGCTACCTTCTTCCCAGGGTACGTTTCTCCTCCtgaatattttagaatattttagtGTTTTTGGTGGTCATTCCTTCT TACTATTTGAGCTTTTTCTGGCTGCTGTCCTCTGTTTCTGCCTTTCCCTTGATATAGGGACAGTGAAAGATGGTTTATCATCCCAGTgctcagaaatcaaaagaaaTGGAATACCATGGATACCATTGGCGGTTTGCGTTATATTGCAATTTCTAATCATACTTGCTCTGCTGATATTGTGGAGAAGGAGCTGTAG
- the ABHD16A gene encoding phosphatidylserine lipase ABHD16A, with product MAKLLSCVLGPRLYRVYRERSPARLRRLRAEADDGSQSSLDISWESYYQPRTLEKHADSILALASVLWSISYYSSPLAVFYLYRKGYLTMPKVVAISHYAGTMLLLLAGIACLRGIGRWTNPQYIQFITILEDAHRYGTPEHKKKLASYNFDFRSWPVDFRWDEVTSRSDSRNVPLLRSEPKHRSAVSGFLHAVKKFPCQIASFIVAHTFGRRMLYPGSVYLLQKALMPMLLQGQARLVEECNGKRAKLAACDGNEIDTMFMDRRETSEPQGSKLVICCEGNAGFYEVGCLSTPLDAGYSVLGWNHPGFSGSTGVPLPQNEANAMDVVMQYAIHRLGFLPEDIILYAWSIGGFTATWAAMSYPDVSAIILDASFDDLVPLALKVMPESWRGLVTRTVRQHLNLDNGEQLCRYQGPVLLVRRTKDEIITTVPEDIMSNRGNDLLLKLLQHRYPKIMTEEGIRAVREWLEASTPMEEASVYSRYEVEDDWCLSVLKSYQAEDGDEFPWCVGEDMTHDGRRQLALFLARKHLQNFEATHCTPLPPQEFHLPWSL from the exons ATGGCGAAGCTACTGAGCTGCGTATTGGGGCCGCGGTTGTATCGAGTTTACCGGGAACGAAGCCCTGCGAGATTGCGCCGTCTCAGGGCTGAAGCAGACGATGGGTCCCAATCGTCTCTGGATATTTCTTGG GAATCGTATTACCAGCCACGGACCCTTGAAAAACATGCAGATAGCATCCTTGCGCTG GCTTCCGTGCTGTGGTCCATTTCTTATTACTCCTCCCCACTCGCTGTGTTTTACCTGTACAGAAAAG ggTATTTAACCATGCCGAAAGTTGTTGCTATTTCTCACTATGCCGGGACCATGCTCCTACTCTTGGCTGGGATTGCCTGCCTGAGAG GCATCGGACGTTGGACAAATCCTCAATACATCCAGTTTATTACCATCCTTGAAGATGCTCACCGATACGGCACACCTGAACACAAG AAGAAACTTGCCAGCTACAACTTTGACTTCAGGAGCTGGCCTGTAGACTTCCGGTGGGATGAGGTTACGAGTCG GTCAGATTCAAGAAATGTCCCCTTGTTGCGGTCAGAACCAAAGCATCGAAGTGCCGTCAGTGGTTTTCTCCATGCTGTCAAGAAGTTCCCCTGCCAAATTGCCAG CTTTATAGTGGCACACACCTTTGGACGGCGCATGCTCTACCCAGGCTCCGTGTACCTGCTGCAGAAGGCTCTGATGCCCATGTTGCTTCAAGGACAGGCTCGGCTGGTGGAGGAA TGCAATGGAAAACGAGCAAAGTTGGCAGCTTGTGATGGAAACGAAATCGACACCATGTTCATGGATCGAAGGGAGACCTCAGAGCCACAAGGCAGCAAACTA gtgATTTGCTGTGAAGGAAATGCAGGCTTCTATGAAGTAGGCTGTCTCTCAACCCCCTTGGATG CTGGATATTCTGTGCTGGGATGGAATCACCCTGGGTTTTCAGGCAGCACG GGAGTGCCACTGCCACAGAACGAAGCCAATGCCATGGACGTGGTCATGCAATATGCCATCCACCGCTTGGGCTTCCTTCCTGAAGACATCATCCTCTATGCCTGGTCCATTGGGGGCTTCACAG CCACGTGGGCAGCCATGTCTTACCCTGATGTCAGTGCCATCATTCTGGATGCCTCCTTTGATGACCTCGTCCCTCTTGCTCTCAAGGTCATGCCGGAAAGCTGGA GAGGCTTGGTCACCCGGACAGTGCGACAACACTTGAACCTGGACAACGGGGAGCAGCTCTGCAG GTACCAGGGTCCCGTGCTGCTGGTCCGCAGAACCAAAGATGAGATCATCACCAC GGTTCCTGAAGATATAATGTCTAACAGAGGGAATGACTTGCTGCTGAAGTTATTACAGCACAG GTATCCCAAAATCATGACTGAAGAAGGCATCAGAGCCGTGCGGGAATGGCTGGAAGCTTCTACCCCCATGGAAGAAG CCTCTGTTTACAGCCGCTATGAAGTAGAAGATGACTGGTGTCTGTCTGTACTGAAGTCGTACCAAGCTGAAGATGGCGATGAATTTCCCTGGTGTGTTG GTGAAGACATGACCCACGACGGGAGACGACAGCTTGCACTATTCCTG GCACGGAAGCACCTGCAAAATTTTGAAGCGACACACTGCACTCCACTCCCTCCCCAAGAATTTCATCTTCCATGGAGCTTATAG